In Nilaparvata lugens isolate BPH chromosome 5, ASM1435652v1, whole genome shotgun sequence, the following proteins share a genomic window:
- the LOC120351423 gene encoding uncharacterized protein LOC120351423 — MSIGFICCRCCLRWRDSDVGNRRSGLLFNVVGNVLGLLASGARWCGLFFYLMDVILSLAGDVVRLVLAFCGRWYGLSLYAMNDVLSLAGGVVRLLSAFCGVRCDLSLDILG; from the exons ATGAGTATTGGTTTTATCTGTTGCAGATGCTGTCTTCGGTGGAGGGACAGTGATGTGGGCaatcggcggtccgggctgctcttcaacgtGGTGGGCAatgtccttggactcctggcgtccggcgcgcggtggtgCGGGCTGTTCTTCTACCTGATGGATGTCATCCTCAGCTTGGCAGGTGATGTCGTCCGGCTCGTCTTGGCATTCTGCGGGCGGTGGTATGGGCTGTCCCTCTACGCCATGAATGAcgtcctcagcttggcgggtggtgtcgtccggctcctctcggcgttctgcggggtgcggtGCGACCTCAGTCTTGACATTCTTG GATGA